A genomic window from Haliaeetus albicilla chromosome 10, bHalAlb1.1, whole genome shotgun sequence includes:
- the SSH1 gene encoding protein phosphatase Slingshot homolog 1 isoform X2 — translation MVKGAALFLQQGNSSQGQRSLQHPHKHAGDLPQHLQVMINLLRCEDRIKLAVRLESVWTDRVRYMVVVYSSGRQDTEENILLGVDFSSKESKSCTIGMVLRLWSDTKIHLDGDGGFSVSTAGRMHIFKPVSVQAMWSALQILHKACEVARRYNYFPGGMALVWATYYESCISSDQSCINEWNAMQDLESTRPDSPALFVDKPTERERTERLIKAKLRSIMMSKDLENVTSKEIRNELEKHMNCNLKEFKEFIDNEMLLILGQMDKPSLIFDHLYLGSEWNASNLEELQGSGIDYILNVTREIDNFFPGLFAYHNIRVYDEETTDLLAHWNEAYHFINKAKKNHSKCLVHCKMGVSRSASTVIAYAMKEFGWSLEKAYNYVKQKRSIARPNAGFMRQLLEYEGILDASKQRHNKLWKQQAESNLPQNTDGTTGSGDFLLESLDIDLENRLADLDTPSQSAYLDNRGSTEVSVGFNYCFRRLSDTLLENKIPSGREGFFHVEELERDALAERTASLVGQPPSAPSEGRLLETAKALETAEPLAELSSFCEKEVKKKLDFSPRKGRIVLGPGDRGEDSVRDENPMEKWKRRLSMHKEESRLNRENLNNNNSKRSCPEDFEHDAVFGILSKVKPSYQSCTDCMYSSASLSPDPFGDQCEKLNPGTARRSTTICTQPALLSHINSNLADHLPSKAHSEEAIRTKNNEAPLPLSAGTGTLDASTCKSLDQHCSILEKGKDVPKTPVKTLLPRRNSHCDKSFLNTEVVKEESLARKDSRPTKDLKYLLFSKDLEKPSANSYLMQHQESLIQLQKAGLVRKHTKELERLKSLPSDASSLLRESSLSRVSSGIVEESEDLISHHSLVPLLGPAPLIPEDAENDVEKLEVKRILEGISQKTSTPVMCRLEHTSSFTKDFLKTICYTPSSSRSSNLTRSSSSDSIHSVRGKPGLVKQRTQEIETRLRLAGLTVSSPLKRSNSLAKLGCLNLSSEDLSTDMDVSTITDSKEAVSSESSVLCEPQSTLRSADVTSKLAAKPAVGNLKNTLWMGKS, via the exons GGATTTCTCCAGCAAGGAAAG TAAAAGCTGCACTATAGGAATGGTTCTTCGTCTGTGGAGTGATACTAAAATCCATCTTGATGGTGATGG TGGCTTCAGCGTGAGCACTGCAGGGAGAATGCACATCTTCAAGCCAGTGTCGGTGCAAGCCATGTG GTCTGCTTTACAGATCCTCCATAAAGCCTGTGAAGTTGCAAGAAGGTACAACTACTTCCCAGGTGGGATGGCCTTGGTCTGGGCCACATACTACGAAAGCTGCATCAGCTCCGACCAGAGCTGCATCAATGAGTGGAATGCAATGCAGGACCTGGAGTCCACCCGCCCCGACTCTCCAGCCCTGTTTGTTGACAA gcCAACTGAAAGAGAACGAACAGAGCGGCTCATTAAAGCCAAACTCCGGAGCATCATGATGAGCAAAGACCTGGAAAATGTGACTTCTAAGGAG ataCGAAATGAGCTGGAGAAACATATGAATTGCAACTTGAAGGAATTCAAGGAATTTATAGACAATGAAATGCTGCTTATCCTGGGTCAGATGGACAAACCGTCTCTGATTTTTGATCATTTATATCTG GGGTCCGAGTGGAATGCCTCCAATCTCGAGGAGCTGCAGGGCTCAGG CATCGACTACATTTTGAATGTGACCAGGGAAATTGATAATTTTTTCCCCGGTTTGTTCGCATATCACAATATCAGAGTGTATGACGAGGAGACAACAGACCTCCTGGCTCACTGGAATGAGGCATACCACTTTATAAACAAGGCCAA GAAGAATCACTCCAAGTGCCTGGTGCACTGCAAAATGGGTGTGAGCCGGTCAGCATCTACTGTTATAGCTTATGCAATGAAGGAATTTGGCTGGTCACTGGAAAAGGCCTATAATTATGTGAAGCAAAAACGCAGCATTGCAAGACCAAATGCAGGCTTCATGAGACAGCTTTTGGAATATGAAGGCATTTTAGATGCGAG CAAGCAGCGCCACAACAAGCTGTggaagcagcaggcagagagcaaCCTACCCCAGAACACAGACGGTACCACTGGGTCAGGCGATTTTTTACTCGAGAGCTTAGACATCGACCTAGAAAACCGCCTGGCTGACCTGGACACGCCTTCGCAGTCGGCATACCTGGACAACCGCGGCAGCACAGAAGTGTCTGTGGGCTTTAATTACTGCTTCCGGCGCCTCTCGGACACGCTGCTGGAGAACAAGATTCCCAGTGGCAGGGAGGGCTTTTTCCACGTGGAGGAGCTGGAGCGCGATGCGCTTGCAGAGCGCACTGCCTCGCTGGTGGGACAGCCTCCATCTGCACCTTCAGAGGGAAGGCTGCTGGAGACAGCAAAAGCCCTGGAGACAGCAGAGCCgctggcagagctgagcagTTTCTGCGAGAAGGAGGTGAAGAAGAAACTGGACTTCAGCCCCCGGAAGGGAAGGATAGTGCTGGGCCCTGGGGACCGAGGGGAGGACAGTGTCAGGGATGAAAATCCGATGGAGAAGTGGAAGCGGCGTTTGTCCATGCACAAGGAGGAGAGCAGGCTTAATAGAGAGAACTTGaataacaacaacagcaaaaggagTTGCCCAGAGGATTTTGAG caTGATGCTGTATTTGGGATCCTCAGTAAGGTCAAGCCTTCCTATCAGTCTTGCACTGACTGCATGTATTCCTCGGCCAGTTTGTCCCCTGACCCCTTTGGGGACCAGTGCGAAAAGTTGAACCCCGGCACTGCGCGCCGCAGCACCACCATCTGCACGCAACCAGCCCTCCTCTCCCACATCAATTCCAACTTGGCGGACCACCTGCCCAGCAAGGCACACTCAGAGGAAGCAATCAGAACTAAAAATAACGAGGCTCCGCTTCCTCTGTCGGCAGGAACTGGTACTTTGGATGCCAGCACTTGCAAATCACTTGATCAACACTGCAGCAttttggagaaaggaaaagatgtaCCAAAAACCCCAGTCAAaactctgctgcccaggagaaACTCGCACTGTGACAAGAGCTTCCTTAACACAGAAGTGGTAAAAGAAGAGTCTCTAGCCAGAAAAGACAGCAGACCTACCAAGGATCTGAAGTACTTGTTGTTCAGCAAAGACTTGGAAAAGCCAAGTGCAAACAGTTACTTGATGCAGCATCAGGAGTCTCTTATTCAGTTGCAGAAAGCAGGCTTGGTTAGGAAGCATACCAAAGAGCTGGAGCGGTTGAAAAGCCTGCCCTCGGATGCCTCGTCACTGCTCAGAGAGAGCTCCCTGAGCAGAGTCAGCTCCGGCATTGTGGAGGAAAGTGAGGATTTGATTTCACATCACAGCCTCGTACCTCTTCTGGGACCAGCACCGTTGATACCTGAAGATGCAGAAAACGATGTGGAGAAGTTAGAGGTGAAACGCATCTTGGAGGGGATCTCTCAGAAAACTTCCACGCCTGTGATGTGTCGGTTGGAGCACACGAGCAGTTTCACCAAGGACTTCCTGAAGACCATCTGCTacactccctcctcctctcgGAGCTCCAACCTAACACGTAGCTCCAGCAGCGACAGTATCCACAGCGTGCGGGGCAAGCCCGGCCTGGTGAAGCAGCGAACTCAGGAAATCGAGACCAGGTTGCGGCTGGCTGGCTTAACTGTGTCTTCTCCTCTGAAAAGGTCCAATTCTCTCGCCAAGCTAGGATGTCTTAACTTGTCCTCTGAGGACTTATCAACTGACATGGATGTATCAACCATAACAGACTCAAAAGAGGCCGTTTCAAGCGAGTCTTCCGTGCTCTGTGAGCCACAATCCACGCTGAGGAGTGCAGATGTCACCTCCAAACtggcagcaaagccagcagTTGGAAACTTGAAGAACACGCTTTGGATGGGCAAAAGTTGA
- the SSH1 gene encoding protein phosphatase Slingshot homolog 1 isoform X3 has translation MHIFKPVSVQAMWSALQILHKACEVARRYNYFPGGMALVWATYYESCISSDQSCINEWNAMQDLESTRPDSPALFVDKPTERERTERLIKAKLRSIMMSKDLENVTSKEIRNELEKHMNCNLKEFKEFIDNEMLLILGQMDKPSLIFDHLYLGSEWNASNLEELQGSGIDYILNVTREIDNFFPGLFAYHNIRVYDEETTDLLAHWNEAYHFINKAKKNHSKCLVHCKMGVSRSASTVIAYAMKEFGWSLEKAYNYVKQKRSIARPNAGFMRQLLEYEGILDASKQRHNKLWKQQAESNLPQNTDGTTGSGDFLLESLDIDLENRLADLDTPSQSAYLDNRGSTEVSVGFNYCFRRLSDTLLENKIPSGREGFFHVEELERDALAERTASLVGQPPSAPSEGRLLETAKALETAEPLAELSSFCEKEVKKKLDFSPRKGRIVLGPGDRGEDSVRDENPMEKWKRRLSMHKEESRLNRENLNNNNSKRSCPEDFEHDAVFGILSKVKPSYQSCTDCMYSSASLSPDPFGDQCEKLNPGTARRSTTICTQPALLSHINSNLADHLPSKAHSEEAIRTKNNEAPLPLSAGTGTLDASTCKSLDQHCSILEKGKDVPKTPVKTLLPRRNSHCDKSFLNTEVVKEESLARKDSRPTKDLKYLLFSKDLEKPSANSYLMQHQESLIQLQKAGLVRKHTKELERLKSLPSDASSLLRESSLSRVSSGIVEESEDLISHHSLVPLLGPAPLIPEDAENDVEKLEVKRILEGISQKTSTPVMCRLEHTSSFTKDFLKTICYTPSSSRSSNLTRSSSSDSIHSVRGKPGLVKQRTQEIETRLRLAGLTVSSPLKRSNSLAKLGCLNLSSEDLSTDMDVSTITDSKEAVSSESSVLCEPQSTLRSADVTSKLAAKPAVGNLKNTLWMGKS, from the exons ATGCACATCTTCAAGCCAGTGTCGGTGCAAGCCATGTG GTCTGCTTTACAGATCCTCCATAAAGCCTGTGAAGTTGCAAGAAGGTACAACTACTTCCCAGGTGGGATGGCCTTGGTCTGGGCCACATACTACGAAAGCTGCATCAGCTCCGACCAGAGCTGCATCAATGAGTGGAATGCAATGCAGGACCTGGAGTCCACCCGCCCCGACTCTCCAGCCCTGTTTGTTGACAA gcCAACTGAAAGAGAACGAACAGAGCGGCTCATTAAAGCCAAACTCCGGAGCATCATGATGAGCAAAGACCTGGAAAATGTGACTTCTAAGGAG ataCGAAATGAGCTGGAGAAACATATGAATTGCAACTTGAAGGAATTCAAGGAATTTATAGACAATGAAATGCTGCTTATCCTGGGTCAGATGGACAAACCGTCTCTGATTTTTGATCATTTATATCTG GGGTCCGAGTGGAATGCCTCCAATCTCGAGGAGCTGCAGGGCTCAGG CATCGACTACATTTTGAATGTGACCAGGGAAATTGATAATTTTTTCCCCGGTTTGTTCGCATATCACAATATCAGAGTGTATGACGAGGAGACAACAGACCTCCTGGCTCACTGGAATGAGGCATACCACTTTATAAACAAGGCCAA GAAGAATCACTCCAAGTGCCTGGTGCACTGCAAAATGGGTGTGAGCCGGTCAGCATCTACTGTTATAGCTTATGCAATGAAGGAATTTGGCTGGTCACTGGAAAAGGCCTATAATTATGTGAAGCAAAAACGCAGCATTGCAAGACCAAATGCAGGCTTCATGAGACAGCTTTTGGAATATGAAGGCATTTTAGATGCGAG CAAGCAGCGCCACAACAAGCTGTggaagcagcaggcagagagcaaCCTACCCCAGAACACAGACGGTACCACTGGGTCAGGCGATTTTTTACTCGAGAGCTTAGACATCGACCTAGAAAACCGCCTGGCTGACCTGGACACGCCTTCGCAGTCGGCATACCTGGACAACCGCGGCAGCACAGAAGTGTCTGTGGGCTTTAATTACTGCTTCCGGCGCCTCTCGGACACGCTGCTGGAGAACAAGATTCCCAGTGGCAGGGAGGGCTTTTTCCACGTGGAGGAGCTGGAGCGCGATGCGCTTGCAGAGCGCACTGCCTCGCTGGTGGGACAGCCTCCATCTGCACCTTCAGAGGGAAGGCTGCTGGAGACAGCAAAAGCCCTGGAGACAGCAGAGCCgctggcagagctgagcagTTTCTGCGAGAAGGAGGTGAAGAAGAAACTGGACTTCAGCCCCCGGAAGGGAAGGATAGTGCTGGGCCCTGGGGACCGAGGGGAGGACAGTGTCAGGGATGAAAATCCGATGGAGAAGTGGAAGCGGCGTTTGTCCATGCACAAGGAGGAGAGCAGGCTTAATAGAGAGAACTTGaataacaacaacagcaaaaggagTTGCCCAGAGGATTTTGAG caTGATGCTGTATTTGGGATCCTCAGTAAGGTCAAGCCTTCCTATCAGTCTTGCACTGACTGCATGTATTCCTCGGCCAGTTTGTCCCCTGACCCCTTTGGGGACCAGTGCGAAAAGTTGAACCCCGGCACTGCGCGCCGCAGCACCACCATCTGCACGCAACCAGCCCTCCTCTCCCACATCAATTCCAACTTGGCGGACCACCTGCCCAGCAAGGCACACTCAGAGGAAGCAATCAGAACTAAAAATAACGAGGCTCCGCTTCCTCTGTCGGCAGGAACTGGTACTTTGGATGCCAGCACTTGCAAATCACTTGATCAACACTGCAGCAttttggagaaaggaaaagatgtaCCAAAAACCCCAGTCAAaactctgctgcccaggagaaACTCGCACTGTGACAAGAGCTTCCTTAACACAGAAGTGGTAAAAGAAGAGTCTCTAGCCAGAAAAGACAGCAGACCTACCAAGGATCTGAAGTACTTGTTGTTCAGCAAAGACTTGGAAAAGCCAAGTGCAAACAGTTACTTGATGCAGCATCAGGAGTCTCTTATTCAGTTGCAGAAAGCAGGCTTGGTTAGGAAGCATACCAAAGAGCTGGAGCGGTTGAAAAGCCTGCCCTCGGATGCCTCGTCACTGCTCAGAGAGAGCTCCCTGAGCAGAGTCAGCTCCGGCATTGTGGAGGAAAGTGAGGATTTGATTTCACATCACAGCCTCGTACCTCTTCTGGGACCAGCACCGTTGATACCTGAAGATGCAGAAAACGATGTGGAGAAGTTAGAGGTGAAACGCATCTTGGAGGGGATCTCTCAGAAAACTTCCACGCCTGTGATGTGTCGGTTGGAGCACACGAGCAGTTTCACCAAGGACTTCCTGAAGACCATCTGCTacactccctcctcctctcgGAGCTCCAACCTAACACGTAGCTCCAGCAGCGACAGTATCCACAGCGTGCGGGGCAAGCCCGGCCTGGTGAAGCAGCGAACTCAGGAAATCGAGACCAGGTTGCGGCTGGCTGGCTTAACTGTGTCTTCTCCTCTGAAAAGGTCCAATTCTCTCGCCAAGCTAGGATGTCTTAACTTGTCCTCTGAGGACTTATCAACTGACATGGATGTATCAACCATAACAGACTCAAAAGAGGCCGTTTCAAGCGAGTCTTCCGTGCTCTGTGAGCCACAATCCACGCTGAGGAGTGCAGATGTCACCTCCAAACtggcagcaaagccagcagTTGGAAACTTGAAGAACACGCTTTGGATGGGCAAAAGTTGA
- the LOC138687446 gene encoding uncharacterized protein, with protein METSTWQYYGYLQDDTSKAKGGDCATSRGASAGTCEDYTLLQLGQEGLGHGLERGDLPDPGSDTQTPAKKSEMSSSRQRGQRGLAGDPCLEDHPVTKECRRGEEGEAPLKVYEAEVGHRRAGTGRTVKPVVYRLEESEYRRLIEEAEAEPEEEWEGTEHKVPVRQEGYPGDGKVASPSLNRLNAFQGVLRRQISRSDSESSAESRQVNKLTLNSPSEGNKPSVPIRSDSFERNAMLMDYILQSKQEATTSVSYVPRESSKAAESFRQAASFALQPDGTPDLCQNGQNSEEDLARNPEPDKRVAKSLERMVSGVANYVSVARDTGKLLRQSSSQLLESREQLGGEADAGILDSYSQKKTPPAPPVRSHSKESLALSMSKTVAMTEALLEPRSDAAKPAKEQWAAAGAEQRTGGRTAGGGGSEELERKGRKSQEDEKVLKVADAKKTFEKPKPSEGKAATPLASTARKAPLVQLDPRQQGEKQNKMAKGFKTG; from the exons ATGGAAACCTCCACCTGGCAATACTATGGATATTTACAGGATGACACAAGTAAGGCGAAGGGGGGAGACTGCGCTACTTCCCGGGGAGCCTCTGCAGGGACATGCGAGGATTATACCCTGCTGCAACTTGGCCAGGAGGGCCTGGGGCATGGGCTGGAGAGGGGGGACCTTCCCGACCCTGGGAGCGACACACAAACTCCTGCCAAGAAGTCAGagatgagcagcagcaggcagagagggcagcgggggctggcaggggaccCGTGCTTGGAAGACCACCCCGTGACAAAAGAGtgcaggagaggggaggagggagaagccCCTCTGAAGGTGTACGAAGCGGAGGTTGGGCACAGGCGAGCGGGCACGGGCAGGACGGTGAAGCCGGTGGTGtacaggctggaggagagcgAGTACAGGCGCCTGATCGAGGAGGCAGAAGCAGAACCTGAGGAGGAGTGGGAAGGGACAGAGCACAAGGTACCTGTGAGACAGGAGGGCTACCCAGGGGATGGGAAGGTGGCAAGTCCGAGCCTAAACAGGCTCAATGCTTTCCAAGGAGTCCTCAGGAGACAGATAAGCCGTTCGGACTCTGAAAGCAGTGCAGAGAGCAGACAAGTGAATAAACTGACCCTGAACTCTCCCTCAGAGGGAAACAAGCCGAGTGTCCCCATCAGGTCAGATAGCTTCGAGCGAAATGCCATGCTCATGGATtacattttgcaaagcaaacaggAGGCAACAACATCTGTTTCCTACGTCCCCAGAGAAAGCAGCAAGGCAGCTGAAAGCTTCAGGCAGGCAGCAAGCTTCGCCCTCCAGCCTGACGGCACTCCAGACCTTTGCCAGAACGGCCAGAACAGTGAGGAGGATCTGGCCAGGAATCCCGAGCCAGACAAGCGGGTAGCGAAGAGCCTTGAGAGAATGGTGTCTGGGGTTGCAAATTATGTTTCGGTGGCTAGAGACACTGGAAAGCTTTTGAgacagagcagcagccagctcctCGAGAGCAGGGAACAGCTCGGAGGTGAAGCAGATGCAGGGATACTCGATTCAtacagccagaaaaaaaccccaccagcccctcctgtCAGGTCCCACAGCAAAGAGAGCCTGGCGTTGAGTATGAGCAAGACTGTGGCAATGACGGAGGCTCTGCTGGAGCCCCGCAGCGATGCAGCGAAGCCTGCCAAGGAGCAGTGGGCAGCTGCAGGCGCGGAGCAGCGAACTGGAGGCAGgactgcaggaggagggggctcGGAGGAGCTGGAGCGGAAGGGGAGGAAGAGTCAGGAGGATGAGAAAGTGCTTAAAGTTGCCGACGCAAAGAAAACCTTCGAAAAACCCAAGCCGTCAGAGGGGAAGGCAGCGACGCCACTGGCCAGCACTGCCAGAAAAG CACCTTTGGTCCAACTTGATCCTAGACAGCagggagagaaacagaacaAGATGGCAAAAGGATTCAAAACTGGTTGA